The Hymenobacter sp. GOD-10R genome includes a window with the following:
- a CDS encoding methylmalonyl-CoA mutase family protein gives MQPTQVAPYKPQNHIRIVTAAALFDGHDAAINVMRRIIQSSGAEVIHLGHNRAVQEIVDCAVQEDAQAIAITSYQGGHNEYFKYMHDLLKERGAGHVKIFGGGGGVILPTEIAELHAYGIERLYSPDDGRALGLQGMINDLLQRCDFPTGQNLNGEVTHVKEKDARSIGRLISAAENFPEEFERVKGQLIADFQQSESAADQRINSDDQKKAPILGITGTGGAGKSSLVDELVRRFLMDFPDKTIAIISVDPSKRKTGGALLGDRIRMNAINSPRVYMRSLATRQSNLALSRYVQDAVDVVRAAEFDLIILETSGIGQSDTEIIEHSDASLYVMTPEYGAATQLEKIDMLDFADVIALNKFDKRGALDALRDVRKQYQRNHQLWDQPLDEMPVFGTIASQFNDPGMNRLYRAILSMLEQKTGLAFASHLETSKEDSEKIYIIPPHRTRYLSEIAETNRTYDLWVQKQSEVAQHLFGLSQSIDAVRSLQTGGHGSGNSSDGPQAGELITGLEKAYAEIKLRLDGQNWKLLETWPQKVKAYRDPEFIFKVRDKEIRIKTHTESLSHLQIPKVSLPRYTAWGDLLKWQLQENVPGEFPYTAGVFPFKREGEDPTRMFAGEGGPERTNRRFHYVSAGLPAKRLSTAFDSVTLYGEDPDLRPDIYGKIGNSGVSIACLDDAKKLYSGFNLADPATSVSMTINGPAATLAAFFMNAAIDQQCELYIKEHGLEDEVNQKIEAIYQGYGQPRPRYQGELPQGNDGLGLLLLGVTGDQVLPTEVYQPIKARTLSQVRGTVQADILKEDQAQNTCIFSTEFALRLMGDVQEYFITEKVRNFYSVSISGYHIAEAGANPITQLALTLSNGFTFVEYYVSRGMDVNDFAPNLSFFFSNGIDPEYAVIGRVARRIWAKAMKLKYGANARSQMLKYHIQTSGRSLHAQEIDFNDIRTTLQALYAIYDNCNSLHTNAYDEAITTPTEESVRRAMAIQLIINRELGLAKNENPLQGSFIIEELTDLVEEAVLLEFDRITDRGGVLGAMETMYQRGKIQEESLYYETLKHTGEYPIIGVNTFLSSKGSPTIIPAEVIRATEAEKQYQIDMLGLLHARHASEAPQRLKQLQQVAVQNGNLFEELMETVKFCSLGQITNALFEVGGQYRRNM, from the coding sequence ATGCAACCCACCCAAGTTGCCCCTTACAAACCCCAGAACCATATCCGCATCGTGACGGCGGCCGCTTTGTTCGACGGCCACGACGCGGCTATCAATGTGATGCGCCGCATCATCCAGAGCAGCGGCGCTGAAGTAATTCACCTAGGCCACAACCGCGCCGTGCAGGAGATTGTGGACTGCGCCGTGCAGGAGGACGCCCAGGCCATTGCCATTACCAGCTACCAAGGCGGCCACAACGAGTACTTCAAGTACATGCACGACCTGCTGAAGGAGCGCGGCGCCGGCCACGTGAAGATCTTCGGCGGCGGTGGCGGCGTGATTCTGCCAACGGAAATTGCGGAACTGCACGCTTACGGTATCGAGCGCCTCTACTCCCCCGACGACGGCCGCGCCCTAGGTCTGCAAGGCATGATCAACGACTTGCTCCAGCGCTGCGACTTCCCGACCGGCCAGAACCTGAACGGTGAAGTGACGCACGTAAAGGAGAAAGACGCTCGCAGCATTGGCCGCCTCATTTCGGCCGCCGAGAACTTCCCCGAGGAGTTTGAGCGGGTGAAAGGTCAGCTGATTGCCGATTTCCAGCAGTCGGAAAGCGCGGCCGATCAGCGGATCAACTCCGACGACCAGAAGAAAGCGCCCATCTTAGGTATCACCGGCACAGGTGGCGCGGGCAAATCGTCGCTGGTGGATGAGCTGGTGCGGCGCTTCCTCATGGACTTTCCCGACAAGACCATTGCCATCATCTCCGTCGACCCGAGCAAGCGCAAGACCGGCGGCGCCCTGCTCGGCGACCGGATTCGGATGAACGCCATCAACTCGCCGCGGGTGTACATGCGCAGCCTCGCCACGCGCCAGAGCAATCTAGCTTTGAGCCGCTACGTGCAAGACGCCGTAGACGTGGTACGCGCCGCCGAGTTCGACCTCATCATTCTGGAAACCAGCGGCATTGGGCAGTCTGACACCGAAATCATCGAGCACTCCGATGCGAGCCTCTACGTGATGACGCCCGAGTACGGCGCGGCCACGCAGCTGGAAAAGATCGACATGCTCGATTTCGCCGACGTAATTGCCCTCAATAAATTCGACAAGCGCGGCGCCCTTGATGCCCTGCGCGACGTACGCAAGCAGTACCAGCGCAACCACCAGCTCTGGGACCAGCCCCTGGACGAGATGCCGGTGTTCGGCACCATCGCCTCGCAATTCAACGACCCTGGCATGAACCGGCTCTACCGTGCTATCCTCAGCATGCTGGAGCAGAAAACCGGGCTAGCTTTCGCCTCCCATCTCGAAACCAGTAAAGAGGACTCGGAGAAGATCTACATCATTCCGCCGCACCGCACGCGGTATCTATCTGAAATCGCCGAAACCAACCGTACCTATGATCTTTGGGTTCAGAAACAATCCGAGGTTGCCCAGCATCTTTTCGGGCTCTCCCAATCAATTGACGCCGTCCGAAGCCTCCAAACCGGAGGACATGGCAGCGGGAACAGCAGCGACGGACCCCAGGCCGGAGAACTCATCACCGGTTTGGAGAAAGCCTACGCGGAAATCAAGCTCCGGCTGGACGGCCAGAACTGGAAACTCCTGGAAACCTGGCCGCAGAAAGTAAAAGCCTACCGCGACCCGGAGTTCATTTTTAAGGTGCGAGACAAGGAAATCCGCATCAAGACGCACACCGAGAGCCTGTCGCACCTGCAAATTCCGAAGGTGAGCCTGCCCCGCTACACGGCCTGGGGCGACTTGCTGAAGTGGCAGCTCCAGGAAAACGTGCCGGGCGAATTTCCCTACACGGCCGGCGTGTTCCCCTTTAAGCGCGAGGGCGAAGACCCCACCCGCATGTTTGCCGGCGAAGGCGGCCCCGAACGCACCAACCGCCGCTTCCACTACGTGTCGGCCGGCTTGCCCGCCAAACGCCTAAGCACAGCCTTCGACTCGGTGACGCTCTACGGCGAAGACCCCGACCTACGCCCCGACATCTACGGCAAAATCGGCAACTCTGGCGTGAGCATCGCCTGCCTCGACGACGCCAAGAAGCTCTACTCCGGCTTCAACCTCGCCGACCCCGCTACGTCGGTTAGCATGACCATCAACGGGCCAGCCGCGACCCTAGCTGCCTTCTTCATGAACGCCGCCATCGACCAGCAGTGCGAGCTGTATATCAAGGAGCACGGTCTGGAAGATGAAGTAAACCAGAAGATTGAGGCCATTTACCAAGGCTACGGCCAGCCCCGCCCCCGCTACCAGGGCGAGCTGCCCCAGGGCAACGACGGCCTAGGTCTGCTCCTGCTCGGCGTGACCGGCGACCAGGTGCTGCCCACCGAGGTGTACCAGCCCATCAAAGCGCGCACGCTCAGCCAAGTGCGCGGCACTGTGCAGGCCGACATCCTGAAGGAAGACCAGGCCCAAAACACCTGCATCTTTAGCACCGAGTTTGCCCTGCGCCTCATGGGCGACGTGCAGGAGTACTTCATCACGGAGAAGGTACGCAACTTCTACTCGGTGAGTATCAGCGGCTACCACATTGCCGAGGCGGGCGCCAACCCCATCACGCAGCTAGCCCTCACGCTCTCCAACGGCTTCACCTTCGTGGAATACTACGTGAGCCGCGGCATGGACGTGAACGACTTCGCGCCCAACCTCTCCTTCTTCTTCTCCAACGGCATCGACCCCGAGTACGCCGTCATTGGGCGGGTGGCACGGCGCATCTGGGCCAAGGCTATGAAGCTGAAGTACGGCGCCAACGCCCGTTCGCAGATGCTGAAGTACCACATCCAGACCAGCGGCCGCAGCCTGCACGCCCAGGAAATCGACTTCAACGACATCCGCACCACGTTGCAGGCCCTCTACGCCATCTACGATAACTGCAACTCCCTGCATACCAACGCCTACGATGAGGCCATCACCACGCCCACCGAAGAATCAGTGCGCCGGGCCATGGCCATTCAGCTCATCATCAACCGCGAGCTAGGTTTGGCCAAAAACGAAAACCCGCTCCAAGGCTCCTTCATTATCGAGGAGCTAACCGACCTAGTGGAAGAAGCGGTATTGCTGGAGTTCGACCGCATCACCGACCGCGGCGGCGTGCTGGGCGCCATGGAAACCATGTACCAGCGCGGCAAGATTCAGGAGGAAAGCTTGTACTACGAGACGCTGAAGCACACGGGCGAGTACCCCATCATCGGCGTAAACACCTTCCTCTCCTCCAAAGGCTCGCCCACCATCATCCCCGCCGAGGTCATCCGCGCCACGGAAGCCGAAAAGCAGTACCAGATCGACATGCTAGGTCTGCTCCACGCTCGCCACGCCTCCGAAGCCCCACAGCGCCTGAAGCAGTTGCAACAGGTAGCGGTGCAGAACGGCAACCTGTTTGAAGAACTGATGGAAACGGTTAAGTTCTGCTCGCTCGGGCAGATTACGAATGCGTTGTTTGAAGTTGGGGGGCAGTATCGACGGAATATGTAA
- a CDS encoding APC family permease, with protein sequence MKVPEKPPVAAPITLVRAFGVVSGTLLVAGIVIGSGVFKKIVPLTQSGLSAEWILAAWMVAGLITICGALNLSGMASLTEESGGIYEYLRLSFGNLASFLFGWTDFAIIGSASVAALAFIFAQSINALVPLPNPAQAWAHLSIGQLVYPFADSGIKLLAIGTTAALTWVNYRGVSGSGRLSNIFTAAKIAGILLLIFAGVFLASPNSGDTSAAVVPTRNVSLASAFFGALLSVFWAYDGWVDLSFVTGEIKNPRRNVPRAIVGGVSIAIVLYVLINYVYLHTLPLAQLAAIGPNEIGASVVAEALLGKWGKTGVTVLILVSVFGTLNAVLLSHTRVHFRMAQEGFFFRSAATVHSHYRTPYRALAYTLTWSSLLIISGTFERLTDLVIFATFLFYGLLAVAVVKMKWQGRIPGPVPGFPFVQIVLILFALTFTGHTLITQPTQSLLGLGLILTGLPFFVYFRRQQTRA encoded by the coding sequence ATGAAAGTTCCAGAAAAGCCACCCGTCGCTGCTCCCATAACGCTTGTTCGAGCCTTTGGCGTAGTTAGTGGCACGTTGCTGGTGGCGGGCATCGTGATTGGGTCCGGCGTCTTTAAGAAGATTGTGCCGCTGACCCAGAGTGGCTTGAGCGCGGAGTGGATTCTGGCCGCCTGGATGGTGGCGGGCCTGATTACCATCTGCGGTGCGCTGAACCTGTCGGGCATGGCCTCGCTCACCGAAGAATCGGGTGGCATCTACGAGTACCTGCGGCTGTCGTTTGGCAATCTCGCATCGTTCCTGTTCGGGTGGACGGATTTTGCCATCATCGGTTCTGCTTCGGTGGCGGCGTTGGCCTTCATTTTCGCCCAATCCATCAACGCGTTGGTACCCCTACCTAACCCGGCCCAGGCCTGGGCGCACCTCTCCATCGGCCAACTGGTTTATCCCTTCGCCGACTCCGGCATCAAGCTCCTAGCCATCGGCACCACGGCAGCACTCACCTGGGTGAATTACCGCGGGGTGAGCGGCAGCGGACGGCTCAGCAACATCTTCACGGCGGCCAAAATCGCGGGTATTCTGCTGCTCATCTTCGCGGGCGTGTTTCTGGCTTCGCCAAACTCTGGCGACACGTCGGCGGCGGTAGTGCCCACGCGAAACGTGTCGCTGGCCAGTGCCTTTTTTGGCGCCCTGCTCAGCGTGTTCTGGGCCTACGACGGCTGGGTAGACCTCTCCTTTGTCACGGGCGAAATCAAAAACCCGCGGCGCAATGTGCCCCGCGCCATCGTTGGCGGGGTCAGCATAGCCATTGTGCTGTACGTGCTGATCAACTACGTGTACCTGCACACGTTGCCTCTGGCCCAGCTGGCGGCGATAGGTCCAAACGAAATTGGGGCGTCCGTGGTGGCGGAGGCCTTGCTGGGCAAGTGGGGCAAAACCGGCGTCACGGTCTTAATTCTGGTGAGTGTGTTCGGCACCCTTAACGCGGTGCTGCTCTCGCACACCCGCGTGCACTTCCGCATGGCGCAGGAAGGCTTTTTCTTCCGGTCGGCCGCGACGGTGCACTCCCACTACCGCACGCCCTACCGCGCCCTTGCTTACACCCTAACGTGGAGCAGCCTGCTCATTATCTCCGGCACCTTCGAGCGCCTAACTGACCTGGTTATTTTTGCTACTTTCCTCTTTTATGGCTTGCTGGCCGTGGCCGTGGTGAAAATGAAATGGCAAGGCCGTATTCCAGGCCCAGTGCCTGGCTTTCCGTTCGTGCAAATCGTGCTCATCCTGTTTGCCCTCACCTTCACTGGCCATACACTGATTACGCAGCCTACCCAGTCGCTTTTGGGCCTAGGACTGATTCTGACGGGACTTCCGTTTTTCGTGTACTTCCGTCGGCAGCAAACGCGCGCCTAG
- a CDS encoding Uma2 family endonuclease, which yields MRPSFSEHSLVLRGPYLGKMTDDEFFDFCQQHPELRIERTANHEILIMSPTGSRSGKRNFELLVELGIWHKANPLGEAFDSSTGFTLPDGSVKSPDASWVAAEKWSSLTLEQQSRYAPLCPDFIVELASESDEVSSLQQKMLDWQRNGARLAWLIVPKTETAYIYRAGQLEPEVVQGFDQELSGEEVLQVFRLRLAELR from the coding sequence ATGCGTCCTTCCTTCTCCGAACACAGTCTGGTATTGCGCGGTCCGTATCTGGGAAAGATGACAGATGACGAGTTCTTCGACTTTTGCCAGCAACACCCTGAGTTGCGCATCGAGCGCACCGCTAACCACGAAATCCTAATTATGTCGCCCACCGGCAGCCGCTCCGGCAAACGCAACTTCGAGTTACTAGTAGAGCTAGGTATTTGGCACAAAGCCAATCCGCTTGGTGAAGCTTTCGACTCAAGTACTGGCTTCACCTTGCCCGATGGTTCCGTTAAGTCGCCGGATGCATCGTGGGTGGCGGCCGAAAAATGGAGCAGTCTGACGCTAGAGCAGCAAAGTCGCTACGCCCCGCTTTGCCCAGATTTCATCGTGGAGCTAGCTTCCGAATCGGATGAGGTGTCGAGCTTACAGCAGAAGATGCTCGACTGGCAGCGCAACGGTGCCCGCTTGGCTTGGCTCATCGTGCCCAAAACTGAAACCGCCTATATCTACCGCGCGGGGCAGTTGGAACCAGAAGTCGTGCAGGGGTTTGACCAGGAGCTTTCCGGAGAAGAGGTGCTGCAGGTGTTTCGGCTGCGGCTGGCGGAGTTGCGGTAG
- a CDS encoding DUF3298 and DUF4163 domain-containing protein encodes MELNSLIKGKVTGHVVNSRKDFLDLNGSIINLDYIGPDWYHDISYSPNLISKSVISINANNYNFTGGAHGNSHITGLNYHLDPLFIINIEELFSYKDHDNVLAFLSSYCHEELKKIYIDWLDIDTTSEEFNPDTIFWEGSLTPEWKNFSNYFISKNGLEIIFNTYSVSSYAFGLHIIPIHYEQFIKVIEDTEQIQSLIEKLK; translated from the coding sequence GTGGAGTTAAATTCGTTAATAAAGGGTAAAGTGACAGGTCATGTTGTTAATAGCAGAAAAGATTTTCTTGACCTGAACGGCAGCATTATTAATCTTGATTATATTGGGCCTGATTGGTATCATGATATATCCTACTCGCCTAACCTGATATCCAAATCAGTTATCAGTATTAACGCCAATAATTACAACTTTACTGGTGGCGCTCACGGAAATAGCCATATCACAGGATTAAACTATCATCTTGATCCTTTATTCATAATAAATATAGAAGAACTATTTTCGTATAAAGACCATGACAATGTACTAGCATTCTTGTCATCATACTGCCATGAAGAGTTGAAGAAGATATACATTGATTGGCTAGACATTGACACTACAAGCGAAGAGTTTAATCCAGATACTATTTTCTGGGAAGGAAGCCTCACACCAGAGTGGAAAAATTTTTCTAACTATTTTATCTCAAAAAATGGTTTAGAAATAATATTCAATACTTACTCAGTAAGTAGCTATGCCTTCGGACTGCATATAATTCCTATTCACTATGAACAGTTTATAAAAGTTATAGAAGATACCGAGCAAATACAGTCTTTGATTGAAAAGTTAAAGTAA
- a CDS encoding DUF1579 family protein: protein MKLLALTALSSLCLAHGALGQQSLAATKAKASAPVPSVTHEHSSAADEFHKMLARSNGSWTGQATITFSPDAPPMTSTSTLTNHMAMGGLYQVSEITYVITGKPTTGIRVTGYDANKKIFTRAMIQDGGNGVAMEGPWDASAKTMTFRYQQMNNATGKAADMKEVYTIVDANTEVLELYRLDPQTSQESKILHVKWTRNQ, encoded by the coding sequence ATGAAACTTCTTGCATTGACCGCGCTTTCAAGCCTATGCTTAGCCCATGGTGCGCTGGGCCAACAATCGCTCGCCGCGACCAAAGCCAAAGCATCGGCCCCTGTACCTTCCGTAACCCATGAGCACTCTAGCGCGGCTGACGAATTCCATAAGATGCTGGCGCGGTCGAATGGCAGTTGGACTGGTCAGGCCACGATAACGTTTTCCCCGGATGCTCCCCCCATGACCAGTACCTCTACCCTGACCAATCACATGGCGATGGGCGGGCTCTACCAAGTCTCGGAAATCACCTATGTAATTACGGGCAAGCCGACTACCGGAATTCGGGTAACTGGCTACGATGCCAACAAAAAGATATTCACCCGCGCCATGATTCAGGATGGCGGCAACGGAGTAGCCATGGAAGGCCCGTGGGATGCATCCGCAAAGACCATGACGTTTCGCTACCAACAGATGAACAACGCCACGGGCAAAGCAGCGGATATGAAGGAAGTCTACACCATTGTGGATGCAAATACCGAGGTGCTCGAACTCTACCGGCTAGATCCACAAACCAGCCAGGAATCGAAGATCCTGCATGTGAAGTGGACCCGAAACCAATAG
- a CDS encoding toll/interleukin-1 receptor domain-containing protein gives MHDKVFISYAKEDYRFAESLYNFLNSNNFQPWIDKKGILPGQDWNFIIRKALREANYIILLLSDTSVQKRGYVQREFKLALEYYEEKLEDDIYLIPLKINDCQVPDRLSKFQ, from the coding sequence ATGCACGACAAAGTATTTATCAGTTATGCAAAGGAGGATTATAGATTCGCAGAATCTCTATATAATTTTTTAAATTCCAACAATTTCCAGCCTTGGATTGATAAAAAAGGAATTCTACCAGGGCAAGACTGGAATTTTATCATAAGAAAAGCGCTAAGAGAAGCTAATTACATCATCCTATTACTTTCTGATACTTCTGTTCAAAAGCGAGGATATGTACAAAGAGAGTTTAAGTTAGCTCTTGAATATTATGAGGAAAAACTAGAAGATGATATCTATCTAATCCCTTTAAAGATCAATGATTGCCAAGTTCCAGATAGATTATCTAAGTTTCAATGA